One Amycolatopsis sp. NBC_00355 genomic window carries:
- a CDS encoding DUF6069 family protein, which produces MSDYYGNTPQDVRPGIDARRLWAGGVATAVVAALVAVVGLLIARGIFEVEVLAPKGEGVWGNASTTTYAVVAAAVALLATGLMHLLSVATPAPSQFFGWIMVLVTLIAVVLPLTLSVAPSAKIATAVINLVIGLVIAAIVSSMAASARTLHRRRSTAPAAPPAGQQQPPPTRQWNQQQQEPPTRYYDR; this is translated from the coding sequence GGCTGTGGGCCGGCGGGGTGGCGACGGCGGTGGTCGCGGCCCTGGTCGCGGTGGTCGGGCTGCTGATCGCCCGCGGCATCTTCGAGGTCGAAGTGCTGGCCCCAAAAGGGGAAGGCGTCTGGGGCAACGCCAGCACCACGACGTACGCAGTGGTGGCCGCCGCGGTGGCGTTGCTGGCGACCGGGCTGATGCACCTGCTGAGCGTGGCGACGCCGGCGCCGTCCCAGTTCTTCGGCTGGATCATGGTGCTGGTGACGCTGATCGCGGTGGTGCTGCCGCTGACGCTGAGCGTCGCCCCGAGCGCGAAGATCGCCACGGCGGTGATCAACCTGGTGATCGGCCTGGTGATCGCGGCGATCGTGAGCAGCATGGCGGCGAGCGCGCGCACCCTGCACCGGCGCCGCTCGACGGCGCCGGCCGCGCCGCCGGCGGGGCAGCAGCAGCCGCCGCCGACCCGGCAGTGGAACCAGCAGCAGCAGGAGCCGCCGACCCGCTACTACGACCGCTGA